A genomic window from Deltaproteobacteria bacterium CG2_30_66_27 includes:
- a CDS encoding flagellar motor switch protein FliN — protein MRQPAFGELSDDNGGTGTRDINFLLDIPLVVMIEIGRTKMLIKDLLQLGQGSVIELDKMVGEPMDVFVNGKLIARGEVVVINEKFGIRLTDIVSPAERIQQLK, from the coding sequence GTGCGCCAGCCGGCGTTCGGGGAACTGAGCGACGACAACGGGGGGACGGGGACGCGCGACATCAACTTCCTCCTCGACATCCCCCTGGTCGTCATGATCGAGATCGGGCGGACGAAGATGTTGATCAAGGACCTCCTCCAACTCGGGCAAGGGTCCGTCATCGAGCTCGACAAGATGGTCGGGGAGCCGATGGATGTCTTCGTCAACGGCAAGCTGATAGCGCGGGGCGAGGTCGTCGTCATCAACGAAAAGTTCGGCATACGGCTCACGGACATCGTCAGTCCGGCGGAGAGGATCCAGCAGCTCAAATGA
- a CDS encoding flagellar motor switch protein FliM: protein MSNDILSQDEIDSLLRGVQSGDLGNGNESPQPDGERSFDFRSQERIIRGRMPGLEIANERFARAFRNSVSSTLRRFVDVNIQSITMMKFGEFMKTIPLPSNINIFRMKPLKGLALFVIEAPMVFALVECFFGGATVKYVKAEGRFFTPIEQKIIQKILGLAFSDMAASWQGIVMIEPEYVSNEINPQFVTIVQAPEIVIKVEIHIEIENFTGKMYFCVPYSVVEPVKEKLCSGIQADKFEVDERWVEGLRQRLSESSVEVVAEAGSVNIPIGDIMNLEVGNVINLGVHTGSDFVVKVEGVPKFRGVPGHRKGNRAVKVTGIL from the coding sequence ATGAGCAACGATATCCTCTCCCAGGACGAGATCGACTCCCTGCTCCGGGGAGTCCAGAGCGGCGACCTCGGCAACGGCAATGAGTCGCCCCAACCCGACGGGGAACGGTCGTTCGACTTCCGGAGCCAGGAGAGGATCATCCGCGGGCGGATGCCCGGCCTCGAAATCGCCAACGAGCGGTTCGCCCGCGCCTTCCGCAACTCCGTTTCGAGCACCCTTCGCCGCTTCGTCGACGTGAACATCCAGAGCATCACCATGATGAAGTTCGGCGAGTTCATGAAGACGATACCGCTCCCCTCGAACATAAACATCTTCCGGATGAAGCCTCTCAAGGGCCTCGCCCTCTTCGTGATAGAGGCCCCGATGGTCTTCGCCCTCGTCGAGTGTTTCTTCGGCGGTGCGACGGTCAAGTACGTCAAGGCGGAGGGGCGCTTCTTCACCCCGATCGAGCAGAAGATCATACAGAAGATCCTGGGCCTCGCTTTTTCGGACATGGCCGCGTCGTGGCAGGGAATCGTCATGATCGAACCGGAGTACGTCAGCAACGAGATCAACCCCCAGTTCGTGACGATCGTTCAGGCCCCCGAGATCGTGATCAAGGTCGAGATCCACATCGAGATCGAGAACTTCACGGGGAAGATGTACTTCTGCGTCCCGTATTCGGTCGTCGAGCCGGTCAAGGAGAAGCTCTGTTCCGGGATCCAGGCGGACAAGTTCGAGGTCGACGAGCGCTGGGTCGAGGGGCTGCGGCAGAGGCTCTCGGAGTCATCGGTCGAGGTGGTCGCCGAGGCCGGGAGCGTCAACATCCCGATCGGCGACATCATGAATCTCGAGGTGGGGAACGTCATCAACCTCGGCGTCCATACCGGAAGCGATTTCGTGGTGAAGGTCGAGGGTGTGCCGAAGTTCCGGGGCGTACCCGGGCACCGGAAGGGCAACAGGGCGGTCAAGGTCACCGGGATCCTCTGA
- a CDS encoding flagellar biosynthesis protein FlhB, whose translation MADRQDNTEKATGRKRQQAREKGQVARSRDLVTMASTGGIVLVLTFWGGSALAHLSGVMRGFLSLRYGTDISTVMRAAGMETVFILSPFLLAAAGLAIAANLVQGGLVIKPFELQPSRVNPFEGAKRIFSATGTVELLKNLVKLSVGAYVAYIVLRKDIFLLPSLLQLAVPEIVRVSLSILFKAFLTGFGFFFVIAVLDHLVERWRFEKSLKMTKAEVKDEFKEVEGNPLVKSRIRSLMKEMARKRMMKEVPKATVVITNPVHLAVALRYDDKSMSAPRIVAKGADRMSEKIKEIARSHGIPIIENKPLARSLYKFDVGAYVPEELYRAVANILAQVFSRFRRVM comes from the coding sequence ATGGCGGACCGCCAGGACAACACAGAAAAGGCGACAGGCCGAAAGCGGCAGCAGGCCCGCGAAAAGGGGCAGGTCGCGCGGAGCCGCGACCTCGTCACCATGGCGTCGACCGGGGGGATCGTCCTCGTGCTCACGTTCTGGGGCGGCAGTGCGTTAGCACATCTCTCGGGCGTGATGCGCGGGTTCCTCTCCCTCCGTTACGGCACGGATATCTCCACGGTGATGCGGGCCGCGGGGATGGAAACGGTGTTTATCCTGTCCCCGTTCCTGCTGGCCGCCGCGGGGCTCGCGATCGCCGCGAACCTCGTCCAGGGCGGGCTCGTCATCAAGCCGTTCGAACTGCAGCCGTCGCGCGTAAATCCCTTCGAGGGCGCGAAGCGGATCTTCTCGGCCACGGGAACAGTGGAGTTGTTGAAAAACCTCGTCAAGCTTTCGGTCGGCGCATATGTCGCATACATCGTCCTTCGAAAGGATATCTTTCTCCTTCCGTCGCTGCTCCAGCTCGCGGTTCCGGAAATCGTGCGCGTCTCCCTCTCCATCCTCTTCAAGGCGTTCCTGACGGGCTTCGGGTTCTTCTTCGTCATCGCGGTCCTGGACCACCTGGTCGAGCGGTGGCGCTTCGAGAAGTCCCTGAAGATGACCAAGGCCGAGGTCAAGGACGAGTTCAAGGAGGTCGAGGGGAACCCGCTGGTCAAGTCGCGGATACGGAGCCTCATGAAGGAGATGGCGCGCAAAAGGATGATGAAGGAGGTTCCAAAGGCGACCGTCGTCATCACGAACCCGGTTCACCTCGCCGTCGCCCTCCGGTACGACGACAAGTCGATGTCCGCCCCGCGGATCGTCGCGAAGGGCGCCGACAGGATGTCGGAGAAAATCAAGGAAATCGCAAGGAGCCACGGGATCCCCATCATCGAGAACAAGCCGCTTGCGCGGAGCCTCTACAAGTTCGACGTCGGCGCCTACGTGCCTGAAGAGCTCTACCGGGCCGTCGCCAACATCCTCGCCCAGGTCTTCTCCCGGTTCAGGAGGGTCATGTGA
- a CDS encoding flagellar biosynthetic protein FliP, producing the protein MPDTIDLNNPVMSAFLVISFLSLLPAVMVMFTSFTRIVVVLSFLRQAIGSQQIPPNIVIIGLSLFLTLFVMGPTVTAVSKDSITPYMEKQISLTEAVRRAESPVKTFMLRQTREKDIALFLNIAREKAPATPSELSMRIVMPAFAISELKTAFEIGFLLFLPFLIIDMVVASVLLSMGMMMLPPVMVSLPFKLLLFVLVDGWNLIVGSIVRSFH; encoded by the coding sequence ATGCCTGACACGATCGACCTGAACAACCCCGTGATGTCGGCGTTTCTCGTCATCAGCTTCCTGTCGCTGCTGCCGGCGGTCATGGTGATGTTCACGTCGTTCACGCGCATCGTCGTCGTGCTCTCGTTCCTCCGGCAGGCCATCGGCAGCCAGCAGATCCCTCCGAACATCGTCATCATCGGACTTTCGCTGTTCCTGACCCTCTTCGTGATGGGCCCGACGGTCACGGCGGTCAGCAAGGACTCGATCACCCCCTACATGGAGAAGCAGATCTCCCTGACCGAGGCGGTCCGGCGCGCCGAGAGTCCCGTCAAGACTTTCATGCTCCGCCAGACGAGGGAGAAGGACATCGCCCTCTTCCTGAACATCGCGCGGGAAAAGGCTCCGGCCACGCCGTCGGAGCTCTCGATGCGGATCGTCATGCCCGCGTTCGCCATCAGCGAACTCAAGACCGCGTTCGAGATCGGGTTCCTGCTCTTCCTGCCGTTTCTCATCATCGACATGGTCGTGGCGAGCGTTCTCCTGTCGATGGGGATGATGATGCTGCCGCCGGTCATGGTGTCCCTCCCGTTCAAGCTCCTGCTTTTCGTTCTCGTGGACGGCTGGAACCTGATCGTCGGGTCGATCGTGAGGAGCTTCCATTGA
- a CDS encoding flagellar biosynthetic protein FliQ: MTPDLVKDILGDAIKTFFLAAGPILIVSLVVGFFISLLQAVTQIQDFTLTFVPKILAVFLCLFMFLPWMASVLVSFTARIIGNIPMYVR, from the coding sequence TTGACTCCCGACCTGGTCAAGGACATCCTCGGCGACGCGATCAAGACGTTCTTTCTCGCCGCCGGCCCGATTCTCATCGTGAGCCTCGTGGTCGGGTTCTTCATCAGCCTCCTGCAGGCGGTCACGCAGATCCAGGATTTCACGCTGACCTTCGTTCCGAAGATTCTCGCCGTGTTCCTGTGCCTGTTCATGTTTCTTCCCTGGATGGCGTCCGTCCTCGTGTCGTTCACGGCCCGGATCATCGGGAACATCCCGATGTACGTGAGGTAG